DNA from Aphis gossypii isolate Hap1 chromosome 3, ASM2018417v2, whole genome shotgun sequence:
tcacTCAtcctacatttttattattttgataatcataatatctatattattatagttcacAATCATGTAGATAATGGTTTACCGTGATTTCTATTCATTTTAGGTGTATCCAATAGATATTGACTTTCACCGCTTTTCCATctcttatatttacatattttaggtatatatatgtcTAGCTATTTTTTAGATCACTACTTTCCAAATGAAATCATCCGATGttctattttcaaattttcctaAACAACTTGGccggtataaataatataacatttaacacttaaataggtattttataatgtattgatatattgtatctatttaataatataatactcataaataatgatattatattatttagagttTAGACGGTcgctaaacaataaattttaatatacgtacatatactaataaatagataggaaatttactattaaaaatttaactatagtttAAGTGCTACCTACCTAAGTAAAttccataaatttataaattttgcatgaattgatatttttttttagtattaagtatcagcctttttaaattgaataaaagcgctatttatttattattgtatttaagtatttgataaatataattgttaactttaatcgattataatttctaaatttataactgtttaaacattgaaaaaaaatgttgcatTAAGGGTATTATAGATTAACATCTCTTTTCtagatgtaaatattatatgtaccgatatattcataatttacttTGAAAATCTGAATCTACTTACCAAATCAAATAGCaaactttaaaagtaataaaaacagaTAACCCTGTAATTCTGGACGGATATTCTCGGTAAGTTGTAATCATTTCTAATAttgcaaatataaaaatatgcgcATGTGTAACATGATTCAGCCAAGACGGAAAGTATAGATCATAGTGCAATGGCATAACTAAAGATTTGTCAGCAAACCACATTGGCCAAAAGCTTACGGcaataaactgtaaaaaaaaaatcaattttattaatttattgttaaaaatgtatttttcaaaattggtttattgattttgagatatttatataatatatttttataataagtaattaaataaatttactaatttaaactgtaaaataaaatacagtatatttatagttattaataagtttaattaggatatattataataataagttatatacatacagatatcataagttattagtattattatttctagctGTATGTATAAGATGTTTAGGtatcaacaaaatatcaattactCATATTATGATGCATGTTTGTCTTATCAAACGTATGCGGTATACTATTTAGTGcgataatacttatttacaattaaacgCTATAATCTTAAGCTAAGATCACTCTGATTAATCCGATTCCATGCAATATACAAAGACAACAGTTTAATGTCAAGTTAATGATGTGATATGGGAATAGTGAATACTATGCTTATtctgtttttcattttaagttttaattatatgattaatatttaaaatactggaaaaattacttatatttcaatattttaagaaataactattataaattagttcaaGTTACAAGGacgtaattacaaaaaattagcTTCTTTTAttgggtaatttttttattgaaaaaaatgtatatttataatctatatttatacgatacacaataagtaaattaaataatatttaaatggacGGGTGGGAAAGTCATCCATTGATAGCATCTTGTGGAAAATGTGTTTAGGAAGAGTGTATTATAGGTCTCTACACCAgtttcttttaagttttaaggcATCCGGGTGGGTTATACCTGGATTTTTTGGGATGaaaaatgaatgataataGGATTGCGTATACGCAATAGATGAGCGTAGCAAGTTATTGAAAGTTGGAATGCAAATAACGTACCAGAGAGTTCctgatattaaacatatataattattcaaaaacataacttGCTCTAACTTggtcaatttttattcaattttaatatattatatatataaatttttttttttgaactgttttaaaaaatatgttcaactCAACAAAAtgactatataaaaatttaaaattcttaaatgcatacaattttttttataaattttacgcCATTTAATCAGAATTTCCATACTTAGTACTGTAAAAAAACCACGTTTAAATATGTTGATTTTCCATGAAGATTGAAGATATTAAAGATGGTACAGGACTTTTGGGACATACTGTACATATggatttttatcttaaattaaaatgaatgtttatcgattattgtaatttgtaaatataaatatatacattaccaTTGACAGCGGGAACGCAAACATTgtgaaaaaattgtgtttgcTTCTTTCAAGCGACTCTGATATGACAGCTGAGCAAGTACGCACGGCAATGTGATCTATGAACACCGCGTATAGGTAGAAAACTGTTTGGATGacctgtgaaaaaaaataattattgtagtccTGTCATTCATTCAGAAATTTAGTTCATTCTAagctcaaaaaatatatacctgcagtgtattattatgtatacatttataatcagAATTTCATttcttcatttaaaaaaaattgaaatgtagGATAATAGTCAAGTACAGTCAACAACCAAATTTAAGCTGCATAATTAAACCAagcattttttacattttgatgttttaagttttaacatcTTTACGCGCGTGTGTGTAAAAAATGGGTTTAGAGTGAATTGGTATTTTCCATTTATTCGATGTCACGAAAAATTTTAACAGAAGTTTAATGGTTGCccaccaataatttattaaaattattattattatttattcataacttatttaatgtaaaaaaaataagactagccccaaaaaaaaagaaatctcCAGAGAGTGCTACACAGTGGCAAAGAAAACGGCGAGCCCATATTAGGTGTTAACACAACAATATTGAGCGTCAGATAAAAACTATGacacacacattttttttaactaaatcgaatctgaacaaaaaattgtttaacctTAATTTAAGTACCCAAAACCCAACTAacgaaagaaaattattaataacataaaataagtacatcactaaaatatagaactcaatagttttaaaagccctacaataacaattacaaaGGAATATAGTAATCTACCATCTAGTAACCTAAcaccttattattatagtcctATTATAACCACAAATAATTACGTAATATGTcactataataacaaattcgtGTAGTTGTCAAAGCCAAATAGACCTTATATGAactttaaagataattttaaaataatttatcaaaattgttattacgtttttaaaaattgttggatAACATAGTTTCTAAGTttcttagattttattttaataattaaacatttttaaactctcACAACTAACGTgcaaatagtaatttatttgactTTATCAAGGcgctacaatattttaaactatttcactatactgttttcatacttttacaatagtcaataataatatgagcacgaattaaaataaactgtacgtttctaaaatgtacatatttaatttagcgtTCCTAAAAATTACGAATTGGCTGATATttctattatcaataattagaataagtctatcatataataaaatcatatttgcCAATGGTCTATGATACcgtggttattttattaataaatgaaaaaagtacaaacaatttttagaaagGATAGTTACATAACAATAAGAGAAAAATATGAGTAAATCATTTTGGGCAAGTttacaatatctaaaattaaatttaagttatacatagtacattgtacatattattattaatattatctagaaaaaatgtttaaatcaagtttacagtttaaaagactcaataatttttactaccaGGTCTTATAGACCTAGGTTAGTAGAGCGATACGTGGAGAGAGGACGttacagtaattaataataaataataattatatgaacaattactttgcaaaaaataatttgaaaattgtcattatgttaattaacttaatacataatttaaaacttagaaaaaaatacatttttttattatccctTTAGAATACTACTAACACACCACCTAACAATACAACTGAATGTTTAGATAAATGCTACAAGCCTAGTTTGATTACAAAAGAAATTCTAATAAACTTCTGTGTCGCTATATCTTCAGGGTAGCATcgcaaaagttaaaaatatctattgttgaaaataaagtattgCAAACTTTGAAAGTTATCCAAGttaacgaattttttttttttaatgttgactAGGTAAAAGAAAGGACTACTTTTGCACTGCTGAGTTCACAAGAGTTAGAAACACTACGTCATATTAActtagaaaaactaaaaagtacgACCTATAGAGGGAAAATAGGTGAAAATAAAGATGCCTACAGTGGATAGCATTAATGTGGAGGCTGAACTGCTGAAGGTTTGCAGCAGTGAGTTCGTGAAAAATATCTggaaaattgttattgaaatGCATAGTGTTCTGCAGAGaccaaaaagtataaaagtatttaatatttattaaattgacagAAATTGTACTTAGGAAATAGTAAGGAGGTGCAAAGAAATTTCCAAATAATCAAACTTAatgaatgaaattaaaaacaatttaacgaTGTGTATAGCGAAAAGCAAAAAGTACTTACCATATTGCAGAAGGttagatatttgaattttccACCAAAAGCCTCATCCAAGGGGTTGAGACGGGCCGGTATGTTGACGtatgtgtaataatagtaCAGTGAGTAAGTGAAGAGCACGGCACCGGACAGATGTACACCCTTGTTGACGGCGTCCATGATGCTGGTCTTGGCCGCGGCGGTCATTATTCGTCGTAACCGATTTACtccaatgtaatattaataatattatattataataaaatagaatatattatattatatcgtatatagaGAACAAAAAAACAACGGCACCGAAGACAAATTCGGTTACAtactaactaaaattaaaaattgtctcgaaaaaatagataattcgtttaaaaccgtattttatataagcacCTGTCGGCTATAATAATAGCTATCGATAACTTGTACGTAATCGTACGTTATATTTATTGTCTTCCCACGTTCGCGGTGTCAGATCGAACGAAAACGACAAAAACGAACTGACTCGACTGTTCGGGTCGAACGGTACTCGATCAGTAGATAGTAATCATCAGTTAAAccttcatttattatacataataattaatactatataatattattatcataccgtcttaggtacctatagtaaattattaacgatGTACCGActcaatgaatataaaatatacactatgtacagtatatagtgtatactgtatacaccGCATACGGTCTCAGCATAGATAAGAGAAGCCCGTTGAACTTTAGCCCGTTTACCGATTTACCTATACACCAAACTGccagataaatttataaataataaaaccgtcataacttgtaataaatcggtaaatattataatcacagaatattatatacaaggcgattattttaacaaaatgcaATGCGTATATTatctttacttaaaaaaaaaaaaattctattggaatagtaaaaataatttgtatttggcCAGACGAcagtttaaatacatttaaattaataattatatacaataacaaatataacagataaccaataaaatagtatttaacaatttgcatacagttatacctaaataaaatatgacatttaAGTCTTAtgataacgttttttttttttaattattcttattctgttaataaataaaaaatataggtttttAGCATcgtcattaaaaaatcaaaaactgttaccaacaaaaataatggtgtaaaaaataagtagCAATGTAAAATGTTAGGATTGCgtaatgataacatttttcaaaatatttcaactttcaaaataataagctTTCACTGTTAAGTATcatcctatatataatattcgtgtACCTGTGACCGTTTACGTTTAAAACCAATCAAACGTTAACAAcgcattttaatatcaattcgacctctaaacaaattttatgtccttatacaaatattccacataaattgtatgatgggtacctatgtattttacgaccaatcaaaaacaatattatccaACTATACAACATTTTCGATCGATTACCTCTTTATgactcaatattattataatgtataatacatttaataaaaagtcattactcataatattttatttatttatttattgtattgctTCATCGTGATAGTTAGTTTTtcgcttttaaattttaatttagttactaTTTAACTcagattttagataatataagtaattcctttaaatgtaaataatctaaattttgatttaaaaatatatattatatggtaaatatgcatataaatatacttcatgaagtattaaaaatactcgtat
Protein-coding regions in this window:
- the LOC114122621 gene encoding androgen-induced gene 1 protein-like; this encodes MTAAAKTSIMDAVNKGVHLSGAVLFTYSLYYYYTYVNIPARLNPLDEAFGGKFKYLTFCNMVIQTVFYLYAVFIDHIAVRTCSAVISESLERSKHNFFTMFAFPLSMFIAVSFWPMWFADKSLVMPLHYDLYFPSWLNHVTHAHIFIFAILEMITTYREYPSRITGLSVFITFKVCYLIWINFVFYKSGMWVYPILAKLNLPLRVMFFTGTFLYAPFTYLVGEYFNNTYWGIRPSNKSNTTKKE